A single region of the Pelobates fuscus isolate aPelFus1 chromosome 4, aPelFus1.pri, whole genome shotgun sequence genome encodes:
- the RBM33 gene encoding RNA-binding protein 33 isoform X4, translating to MAALLGDDDFDQFDKPGAERSRRRRTADDWDSELEDDLLEEDYLSGKKISPDLSDEELNDDLLQSDEEEQQQSYSTQGVLVSLNATAGEHPSFDLSKSMNEEPETEEPGYEEGDSEEIYDEPEIPTGDFVESYDENENDSELAAEHIEYVDEEADEVLDLEINEPLDEFQEEDNVQLYKKQEAEDEQHYAEDVMEETTEIQDMTNDTPEEGNVESQEFQELPSEIKEDSDEEDEEEEEEEECGRIRFKTERKEGTIIRLSDVTRERRNIPETLELSAEAKASLMEFEEMERQRKMGRYASRRGGRRGGNNTMHRVMVDHRHEIHERRNMRPQRPMQGQPIRSLFQQPQQQQIQPLLPMPRHRNPSTVSSSPQQNNQQDKQRGNALLNSPQQPKNIHINPHFKGNVAPVQVPLLPVPNQPRPPVAPPRFPGMPEFQHVPNPVQGNFNQHPRLQEPWRNPPPQPEREPFFIGEPRFPNHHMFDQRNPPPIPPPPLLNNHQVPNQNQMPFNQPGQGFNTPGPQPRFPQPQPNFNQSGPGTQQGFNQPGPPQPGFNQPGFNPPGPMPNFNQPGPQPGFNQPGPQPNFNQPGPQPGFNQPNFNQPGPQQGFNQPGPHSQFTQPGFNQPPGSGPQPGFNQSGPPPQPGFNQQGPGPQQGFNQPGFSRERPVRLNMPSPAPMGIPPFNQNSPNIRHFPPPRQPFPPGPGQQFIPPSQPNMQGPLQPPMQQMHQHHHLSGPPKLPVPMQQPQQQFRTHSQNQQTQSNRMQGQQRQGPPKPRPNAPGQNMGMVPNQQGQHARNSNLRELPIAQSQSLNMGKKRLESAPAAQVKPVGTTAPQARALNTRNPQTKPPNTFNKVKEVAKIEEQFPDEDEETRKYRLKIEEQKRLREEILKRKELRRQQQAGARKRELLERLSQQHQTAVPHQGQVEQEKPAVPSLNNSNQTMPQTIPQTRPNVKPRALTAKPDGLQAPLPQKISAIQSTTGPCAQIQGPRKKIVKQGVPNRIVTENITQNVQQVQPTVSGAPIGPKQTVKIASVQGKPQELRQAAAKRTVMQRSNSGSCDGPHIAPKVRVIKLSGPEGDNVLVPSPGNAQMPSTQQRTQVLPKPQFQQRLQQQQRQGPVRKVTLGKGSVQNPYLSQQYQGQPRQPHLQANSPIPHLVNSIQGLHQPNKVIMRGRGRGVAGQMGRGRSMPNKQNLRVVECKPQPCVVSVEGLSSSTTDLKLKNLLMSVGPIQHVILESQMQRTVNWQITPWSAVQ from the exons TGAACTTGAGGATGATCTATTGGAAGAAGATTACTTGTCTGGGAAAAAG ATTTCTCCAGATTTGTCAGATGAAGAGCTTAATGATGATCTCCTTCAAAGTGATGAAGAGGAGCAACAGCAAAGTTACAG CACCCAAGGTGTCTTGGTTAGCCTCAATGCTACTGCCGGAGAGCACCCTTCATTTGATCTCTCCAAGAGCATGAACGAGGAACCTGAAACAGAGGAACCTGGATATGAAGAGGGTGACAGTGAAGAGATTTATGATGAGCCTGAGATTCCCACTGGAGATTTTGTAGAGTCGTATGATGAAAATGAAAATGACTCTGAACTGGCAGCTGAACATATAGAATATGTGGATGAAGAGGCAGATGAGGTGTTGGACCTGGAAATCAATGAACCTTTAGATGAATTTCAA GAGGAAGATAATGTCCAGCTGTACAAAAAGCAAGAAGCAGAAGATGAACAGCATTATGCAGAAGATGTTATGGAAGAGACCACAGAAATTCAAGATATGACCAATGATACTCCTGAAGAG GGTAACGTTGAATCACAAGAATTCCAAGAACTGCCGTCTGAAATAAAAGAAGATTCCGATGAAGAGGAtgaagaagaagaggaagaagaagaatgtgggCGAATCAGATTCAAAACTGAACGTAAGGAAGGGACAATCATTCGCCTTTCTGATGTAACCAGAGAAAGAAGAAACATCCCAGAAACATTGG AGCTTTCTGCAGAAGCCAAAGCATCTTTAATGGAGTTTGAGGAAATGGAGCGCCAGCGCAAGATGGGGCGATATGCCTCACGAAGAGGTGGGAGGCGTGGGGGCAACAATACCATGCACCGAGTAATGGTGGATCATAGGCATGAAATCCATGAACGAAGAAACATGAGACCACAAAGGCCAATGCAAGGG CAGCCCATTAGAAGCCTGTTTCAGCAGCCACAGCAACAACAGATCCAGCCCCTGCTTCCAATGCCACGACATCGTAATCCTTCAACTGTGTCCTCCAGTCCACAGCAGAACAATCAACAGGACAAGCAACGGGGAAATGCTCTTCTAAACTCCCCTCAACAACctaaaaacatacacataaatCCCCATTTTAAGGGGAATGTGGCACCTGTTCAAG tTCCTTTGTTACCAGTACCAAACCAGCCTCGCCCTCCAGTGGCACCTCCCAGATTTCCA GGCATGCCAGAATTCCAGCATGTCCCAAATCCTGTGCAAGGAAACTTTAACCAGCACCCCAGACTTCAAGAACCATGGAGAAATCCACCACCCCAGCCAGAGAGGGAACCATTCTTCATCGGAG AGCCACGTTTTCCAAACCACCATATGTTCGATCAGCGAAATCCTCCACCTATTCCTCCACCTCCCCTTCTAAACAACCACCAAGTTCCTAACCAGAATCAGATGCCATTCAATCAACCTGGGCAAGGATTCAACACCCCAGGACCACAGCCAAGGTTTCCTCAACCACAACCAAACTTCAATCAGTCAGGCCCAGGGACACAGCAAGGGTTTAACCAGCCTGGGCCCCCACAACCAGGTTTTAACCAGCCTGGTTTTAACCCACCTGGCCCCATGCCCAACTTCAATCAGCCAGGCCCTCAACCTGGATTTAACCAGCCTGGTCCTCAGCCGAATTTTAATCAGCCAGGTCCTCAGCCAGGATTTAACCAGCCTAATTTTAATCAACCAGGCCCACAACAAGGATTTAACCAGCCTGGCCCTCATTCCCAATTTACCCAGCCAGGCTTCAACCAGCCACCAGGTTCTGGGCCACAGCCAGGTTTTAATCAAAGTGGCCCTCCTCCTCAGCCAGGATTTAATCAGCAAGGCCCCGGTCCACAACAAGGATTTAACCAGCCAGGATTTTCCAGAGAGCGTCCTGTGCGACTGAATATGCCCTCTCCAGCCCCCATGGGGATTCCTCCCTTTAATCAAAACTCTCCAAATATAAGACATTTCCCTCCTCCAAGACAACCCTTTCCACCAGGCCCGGGACAGCAATTTATTCCTCCTTCTCAGCCAAATATGCAG GGTCCATTGCAACCTCCAATGCAGCAAATGCACCAGCATCATCACCTTTCAGGCCCTCCAAAACTTCCAGTGCCCATGCAGCAGCCTCAGCAACAGTTTAGAACACATTCACAGAATCAGCAGACACAGTCAAACAGAATGCAGGGACAACAGCGACAAGGTCCACCTAAACCAAGACCG AATGCCCCTGGTCAGAATATGGGGATGGTTCCCAACCAGCAAGGCCAGCATGCAAGGAATAGCAACTTGCGTGAATTGCCCATAGCACAATCTCAGTCTTTGAACATGGGCAAGAAAAGATTGGAGTCAGCTCCTGCTGCTCAAGTCAAACCAGTGGGTACCACAGCACCCCAAGCAAGAGCTTTGAATACTCGAAATCCACAGACGAAACCCCCAAATACATTCAACAAAGTCAAAGAAGTTGCTAAAATTGAAGAACAG TTTCCTGATGAGGATGAAGAGACCAGGAAATATCGTTTGAAAATTGAGGAACAAAAGCGATTAAGAGAAGAAATCCTGAAACGTAAGGAGCTACGGCGCCAACAGCAAGCTGGGGCACGGAAAAGAGAGCTTCTTGAAAGACTTTCTCAACAACATCAAACTGCTGTTCCGCACCAAGGTCAGGTTGAACAGGAGAAACCTGCCGTACCGTCTTTAAATAACAGTAATCAGACAATGCCTCAAACTATCCCGCAGACTAGGCCGAATGTCAAACCCAGAGCACTTACTGCTAAGCCTGATGGCTTGCAGGCACCATTACCACAGAAGATCTCTGCAATTCAGTCAACCACTGGACCCTGTGCACAGATTCAAGGACCACGAAAGAAAATTGTAAAGCAAGGTGTACCTAACAGGATAGTGACTGAAAACATCACTCAGAATGTACAGCAAGTACAACCTACTGTTTCTGGAGCACCAATAGGGCCTAAACAGACTGTAAAAATCGCCTCTGTTCAGGGGAAACCACAGGAACTGAGACAGGCTGCTGCTAAAAGGACTGTGATGCAGAGGTCAAACAGTGGAAGTTGTGATGGGCCACACATCGCCCCTAAAGTCCGTGTCATTAAGTTATCTGGACCG GAAGGAGATAATGTTTTAGTTCCGTCACCTGGCAATGCTCAGATGCCATCAACTCAACAGAGAACCCAAGTTCTGCCCAAACCACAGTTCCAGCAGCGACTACAGCAGCAGCAAAGGCAAGGGCCAGTTCGGAAAGTCACACTCGGCAAAGGAAGTGTTCAGAATCCGTATCTTTCCCAGCAGTACCAGGGCCAACCACGACAACCGCATCTCCAAGCAAACTCTCCCATCCCTCATTTGGTTAACAGCATCCAGGGACTTCATCAACCCAATAAG GTCATTATGCGTGGCAGAGGCAGAGGAGTAGCTGGACAGATGGGCCGAGGACGCTCTATGCCAAATAAACAAAACCTCCGCGTGGTGGAGTGCAAGCCTCAGCCGTGTGTCGTGTCAGTTGAAGGGCTTTCTTCGTCAACCACAGATCTCAAACTGAAAAACCTGCTGATGTCAGTAGGACCTATCCAG CACGTCATACTCGAGTCCCAAATGCAGAGAACTGTGAA
- the RBM33 gene encoding RNA-binding protein 33 isoform X2 — MAALLGDDDFDQFDKPGAERSRRRRTADDWDSELEDDLLEEDYLSGKKISPDLSDEELNDDLLQSDEEEQQQSYSTQGVLVSLNATAGEHPSFDLSKSMNEEPETEEPGYEEGDSEEIYDEPEIPTGDFVESYDENENDSELAAEHIEYVDEEADEVLDLEINEPLDEFQEEDNVQLYKKQEAEDEQHYAEDVMEETTEIQDMTNDTPEEGNVESQEFQELPSEIKEDSDEEDEEEEEEEECGRIRFKTERKEGTIIRLSDVTRERRNIPETLELSAEAKASLMEFEEMERQRKMGRYASRRGGRRGGNNTMHRVMVDHRHEIHERRNMRPQRPMQGPIRSLFQQPQQQQIQPLLPMPRHRNPSTVSSSPQQNNQQDKQRGNALLNSPQQPKNIHINPHFKGNVAPVQVPLLPVPNQPRPPVAPPRFPGMPEFQHVPNPVQGNFNQHPRLQEPWRNPPPQPEREPFFIGEPRFPNHHMFDQRNPPPIPPPPLLNNHQVPNQNQMPFNQPGQGFNTPGPQPRFPQPQPNFNQSGPGTQQGFNQPGPPQPGFNQPGFNPPGPMPNFNQPGPQPGFNQPGPQPNFNQPGPQPGFNQPNFNQPGPQQGFNQPGPHSQFTQPGFNQPPGSGPQPGFNQSGPPPQPGFNQQGPGPQQGFNQPGFSRERPVRLNMPSPAPMGIPPFNQNSPNIRHFPPPRQPFPPGPGQQFIPPSQPNMQGPLQPPMQQMHQHHHLSGPPKLPVPMQQPQQQFRTHSQNQQTQSNRMQGQQRQGPPKPRPNAPGQNMGMVPNQQGQHARNSNLRELPIAQSQSLNMGKKRLESAPAAQVKPVGTTAPQARALNTRNPQTKPPNTFNKVKEVAKIEEQFPDEDEETRKYRLKIEEQKRLREEILKRKELRRQQQAGARKRELLERLSQQHQTAVPHQGQVEQEKPAVPSLNNSNQTMPQTIPQTRPNVKPRALTAKPDGLQAPLPQKISAIQSTTGPCAQIQGPRKKIVKQGVPNRIVTENITQNVQQVQPTVSGAPIGPKQTVKIASVQGKPQELRQAAAKRTVMQRSNSGSCDGPHIAPKVRVIKLSGPEGDNVLVPSPGNAQMPSTQQRTQVLPKPQFQQRLQQQQRQGPVRKVTLGKGSVQNPYLSQQYQGQPRQPHLQANSPIPHLVNSIQGLHQPNKVIMRGRGRGVAGQMGRGRSMPNKQNLRVVECKPQPCVVSVEGLSSSTTDLKLKNLLMSVGPIQSFQMLPHLRKAIATFKEPCHASAFQQKFHRHMIDLSHINVSLVGE; from the exons TGAACTTGAGGATGATCTATTGGAAGAAGATTACTTGTCTGGGAAAAAG ATTTCTCCAGATTTGTCAGATGAAGAGCTTAATGATGATCTCCTTCAAAGTGATGAAGAGGAGCAACAGCAAAGTTACAG CACCCAAGGTGTCTTGGTTAGCCTCAATGCTACTGCCGGAGAGCACCCTTCATTTGATCTCTCCAAGAGCATGAACGAGGAACCTGAAACAGAGGAACCTGGATATGAAGAGGGTGACAGTGAAGAGATTTATGATGAGCCTGAGATTCCCACTGGAGATTTTGTAGAGTCGTATGATGAAAATGAAAATGACTCTGAACTGGCAGCTGAACATATAGAATATGTGGATGAAGAGGCAGATGAGGTGTTGGACCTGGAAATCAATGAACCTTTAGATGAATTTCAA GAGGAAGATAATGTCCAGCTGTACAAAAAGCAAGAAGCAGAAGATGAACAGCATTATGCAGAAGATGTTATGGAAGAGACCACAGAAATTCAAGATATGACCAATGATACTCCTGAAGAG GGTAACGTTGAATCACAAGAATTCCAAGAACTGCCGTCTGAAATAAAAGAAGATTCCGATGAAGAGGAtgaagaagaagaggaagaagaagaatgtgggCGAATCAGATTCAAAACTGAACGTAAGGAAGGGACAATCATTCGCCTTTCTGATGTAACCAGAGAAAGAAGAAACATCCCAGAAACATTGG AGCTTTCTGCAGAAGCCAAAGCATCTTTAATGGAGTTTGAGGAAATGGAGCGCCAGCGCAAGATGGGGCGATATGCCTCACGAAGAGGTGGGAGGCGTGGGGGCAACAATACCATGCACCGAGTAATGGTGGATCATAGGCATGAAATCCATGAACGAAGAAACATGAGACCACAAAGGCCAATGCAAGGG CCCATTAGAAGCCTGTTTCAGCAGCCACAGCAACAACAGATCCAGCCCCTGCTTCCAATGCCACGACATCGTAATCCTTCAACTGTGTCCTCCAGTCCACAGCAGAACAATCAACAGGACAAGCAACGGGGAAATGCTCTTCTAAACTCCCCTCAACAACctaaaaacatacacataaatCCCCATTTTAAGGGGAATGTGGCACCTGTTCAAG tTCCTTTGTTACCAGTACCAAACCAGCCTCGCCCTCCAGTGGCACCTCCCAGATTTCCA GGCATGCCAGAATTCCAGCATGTCCCAAATCCTGTGCAAGGAAACTTTAACCAGCACCCCAGACTTCAAGAACCATGGAGAAATCCACCACCCCAGCCAGAGAGGGAACCATTCTTCATCGGAG AGCCACGTTTTCCAAACCACCATATGTTCGATCAGCGAAATCCTCCACCTATTCCTCCACCTCCCCTTCTAAACAACCACCAAGTTCCTAACCAGAATCAGATGCCATTCAATCAACCTGGGCAAGGATTCAACACCCCAGGACCACAGCCAAGGTTTCCTCAACCACAACCAAACTTCAATCAGTCAGGCCCAGGGACACAGCAAGGGTTTAACCAGCCTGGGCCCCCACAACCAGGTTTTAACCAGCCTGGTTTTAACCCACCTGGCCCCATGCCCAACTTCAATCAGCCAGGCCCTCAACCTGGATTTAACCAGCCTGGTCCTCAGCCGAATTTTAATCAGCCAGGTCCTCAGCCAGGATTTAACCAGCCTAATTTTAATCAACCAGGCCCACAACAAGGATTTAACCAGCCTGGCCCTCATTCCCAATTTACCCAGCCAGGCTTCAACCAGCCACCAGGTTCTGGGCCACAGCCAGGTTTTAATCAAAGTGGCCCTCCTCCTCAGCCAGGATTTAATCAGCAAGGCCCCGGTCCACAACAAGGATTTAACCAGCCAGGATTTTCCAGAGAGCGTCCTGTGCGACTGAATATGCCCTCTCCAGCCCCCATGGGGATTCCTCCCTTTAATCAAAACTCTCCAAATATAAGACATTTCCCTCCTCCAAGACAACCCTTTCCACCAGGCCCGGGACAGCAATTTATTCCTCCTTCTCAGCCAAATATGCAG GGTCCATTGCAACCTCCAATGCAGCAAATGCACCAGCATCATCACCTTTCAGGCCCTCCAAAACTTCCAGTGCCCATGCAGCAGCCTCAGCAACAGTTTAGAACACATTCACAGAATCAGCAGACACAGTCAAACAGAATGCAGGGACAACAGCGACAAGGTCCACCTAAACCAAGACCG AATGCCCCTGGTCAGAATATGGGGATGGTTCCCAACCAGCAAGGCCAGCATGCAAGGAATAGCAACTTGCGTGAATTGCCCATAGCACAATCTCAGTCTTTGAACATGGGCAAGAAAAGATTGGAGTCAGCTCCTGCTGCTCAAGTCAAACCAGTGGGTACCACAGCACCCCAAGCAAGAGCTTTGAATACTCGAAATCCACAGACGAAACCCCCAAATACATTCAACAAAGTCAAAGAAGTTGCTAAAATTGAAGAACAG TTTCCTGATGAGGATGAAGAGACCAGGAAATATCGTTTGAAAATTGAGGAACAAAAGCGATTAAGAGAAGAAATCCTGAAACGTAAGGAGCTACGGCGCCAACAGCAAGCTGGGGCACGGAAAAGAGAGCTTCTTGAAAGACTTTCTCAACAACATCAAACTGCTGTTCCGCACCAAGGTCAGGTTGAACAGGAGAAACCTGCCGTACCGTCTTTAAATAACAGTAATCAGACAATGCCTCAAACTATCCCGCAGACTAGGCCGAATGTCAAACCCAGAGCACTTACTGCTAAGCCTGATGGCTTGCAGGCACCATTACCACAGAAGATCTCTGCAATTCAGTCAACCACTGGACCCTGTGCACAGATTCAAGGACCACGAAAGAAAATTGTAAAGCAAGGTGTACCTAACAGGATAGTGACTGAAAACATCACTCAGAATGTACAGCAAGTACAACCTACTGTTTCTGGAGCACCAATAGGGCCTAAACAGACTGTAAAAATCGCCTCTGTTCAGGGGAAACCACAGGAACTGAGACAGGCTGCTGCTAAAAGGACTGTGATGCAGAGGTCAAACAGTGGAAGTTGTGATGGGCCACACATCGCCCCTAAAGTCCGTGTCATTAAGTTATCTGGACCG GAAGGAGATAATGTTTTAGTTCCGTCACCTGGCAATGCTCAGATGCCATCAACTCAACAGAGAACCCAAGTTCTGCCCAAACCACAGTTCCAGCAGCGACTACAGCAGCAGCAAAGGCAAGGGCCAGTTCGGAAAGTCACACTCGGCAAAGGAAGTGTTCAGAATCCGTATCTTTCCCAGCAGTACCAGGGCCAACCACGACAACCGCATCTCCAAGCAAACTCTCCCATCCCTCATTTGGTTAACAGCATCCAGGGACTTCATCAACCCAATAAG GTCATTATGCGTGGCAGAGGCAGAGGAGTAGCTGGACAGATGGGCCGAGGACGCTCTATGCCAAATAAACAAAACCTCCGCGTGGTGGAGTGCAAGCCTCAGCCGTGTGTCGTGTCAGTTGAAGGGCTTTCTTCGTCAACCACAGATCTCAAACTGAAAAACCTGCTGATGTCAGTAGGACCTATCCAG
- the RBM33 gene encoding RNA-binding protein 33 isoform X1, which produces MAALLGDDDFDQFDKPGAERSRRRRTADDWDSELEDDLLEEDYLSGKKISPDLSDEELNDDLLQSDEEEQQQSYSTQGVLVSLNATAGEHPSFDLSKSMNEEPETEEPGYEEGDSEEIYDEPEIPTGDFVESYDENENDSELAAEHIEYVDEEADEVLDLEINEPLDEFQEEDNVQLYKKQEAEDEQHYAEDVMEETTEIQDMTNDTPEEGNVESQEFQELPSEIKEDSDEEDEEEEEEEECGRIRFKTERKEGTIIRLSDVTRERRNIPETLELSAEAKASLMEFEEMERQRKMGRYASRRGGRRGGNNTMHRVMVDHRHEIHERRNMRPQRPMQGQPIRSLFQQPQQQQIQPLLPMPRHRNPSTVSSSPQQNNQQDKQRGNALLNSPQQPKNIHINPHFKGNVAPVQVPLLPVPNQPRPPVAPPRFPGMPEFQHVPNPVQGNFNQHPRLQEPWRNPPPQPEREPFFIGEPRFPNHHMFDQRNPPPIPPPPLLNNHQVPNQNQMPFNQPGQGFNTPGPQPRFPQPQPNFNQSGPGTQQGFNQPGPPQPGFNQPGFNPPGPMPNFNQPGPQPGFNQPGPQPNFNQPGPQPGFNQPNFNQPGPQQGFNQPGPHSQFTQPGFNQPPGSGPQPGFNQSGPPPQPGFNQQGPGPQQGFNQPGFSRERPVRLNMPSPAPMGIPPFNQNSPNIRHFPPPRQPFPPGPGQQFIPPSQPNMQGPLQPPMQQMHQHHHLSGPPKLPVPMQQPQQQFRTHSQNQQTQSNRMQGQQRQGPPKPRPNAPGQNMGMVPNQQGQHARNSNLRELPIAQSQSLNMGKKRLESAPAAQVKPVGTTAPQARALNTRNPQTKPPNTFNKVKEVAKIEEQFPDEDEETRKYRLKIEEQKRLREEILKRKELRRQQQAGARKRELLERLSQQHQTAVPHQGQVEQEKPAVPSLNNSNQTMPQTIPQTRPNVKPRALTAKPDGLQAPLPQKISAIQSTTGPCAQIQGPRKKIVKQGVPNRIVTENITQNVQQVQPTVSGAPIGPKQTVKIASVQGKPQELRQAAAKRTVMQRSNSGSCDGPHIAPKVRVIKLSGPEGDNVLVPSPGNAQMPSTQQRTQVLPKPQFQQRLQQQQRQGPVRKVTLGKGSVQNPYLSQQYQGQPRQPHLQANSPIPHLVNSIQGLHQPNKVIMRGRGRGVAGQMGRGRSMPNKQNLRVVECKPQPCVVSVEGLSSSTTDLKLKNLLMSVGPIQSFQMLPHLRKAIATFKEPCHASAFQQKFHRHMIDLSHINVSLVGE; this is translated from the exons TGAACTTGAGGATGATCTATTGGAAGAAGATTACTTGTCTGGGAAAAAG ATTTCTCCAGATTTGTCAGATGAAGAGCTTAATGATGATCTCCTTCAAAGTGATGAAGAGGAGCAACAGCAAAGTTACAG CACCCAAGGTGTCTTGGTTAGCCTCAATGCTACTGCCGGAGAGCACCCTTCATTTGATCTCTCCAAGAGCATGAACGAGGAACCTGAAACAGAGGAACCTGGATATGAAGAGGGTGACAGTGAAGAGATTTATGATGAGCCTGAGATTCCCACTGGAGATTTTGTAGAGTCGTATGATGAAAATGAAAATGACTCTGAACTGGCAGCTGAACATATAGAATATGTGGATGAAGAGGCAGATGAGGTGTTGGACCTGGAAATCAATGAACCTTTAGATGAATTTCAA GAGGAAGATAATGTCCAGCTGTACAAAAAGCAAGAAGCAGAAGATGAACAGCATTATGCAGAAGATGTTATGGAAGAGACCACAGAAATTCAAGATATGACCAATGATACTCCTGAAGAG GGTAACGTTGAATCACAAGAATTCCAAGAACTGCCGTCTGAAATAAAAGAAGATTCCGATGAAGAGGAtgaagaagaagaggaagaagaagaatgtgggCGAATCAGATTCAAAACTGAACGTAAGGAAGGGACAATCATTCGCCTTTCTGATGTAACCAGAGAAAGAAGAAACATCCCAGAAACATTGG AGCTTTCTGCAGAAGCCAAAGCATCTTTAATGGAGTTTGAGGAAATGGAGCGCCAGCGCAAGATGGGGCGATATGCCTCACGAAGAGGTGGGAGGCGTGGGGGCAACAATACCATGCACCGAGTAATGGTGGATCATAGGCATGAAATCCATGAACGAAGAAACATGAGACCACAAAGGCCAATGCAAGGG CAGCCCATTAGAAGCCTGTTTCAGCAGCCACAGCAACAACAGATCCAGCCCCTGCTTCCAATGCCACGACATCGTAATCCTTCAACTGTGTCCTCCAGTCCACAGCAGAACAATCAACAGGACAAGCAACGGGGAAATGCTCTTCTAAACTCCCCTCAACAACctaaaaacatacacataaatCCCCATTTTAAGGGGAATGTGGCACCTGTTCAAG tTCCTTTGTTACCAGTACCAAACCAGCCTCGCCCTCCAGTGGCACCTCCCAGATTTCCA GGCATGCCAGAATTCCAGCATGTCCCAAATCCTGTGCAAGGAAACTTTAACCAGCACCCCAGACTTCAAGAACCATGGAGAAATCCACCACCCCAGCCAGAGAGGGAACCATTCTTCATCGGAG AGCCACGTTTTCCAAACCACCATATGTTCGATCAGCGAAATCCTCCACCTATTCCTCCACCTCCCCTTCTAAACAACCACCAAGTTCCTAACCAGAATCAGATGCCATTCAATCAACCTGGGCAAGGATTCAACACCCCAGGACCACAGCCAAGGTTTCCTCAACCACAACCAAACTTCAATCAGTCAGGCCCAGGGACACAGCAAGGGTTTAACCAGCCTGGGCCCCCACAACCAGGTTTTAACCAGCCTGGTTTTAACCCACCTGGCCCCATGCCCAACTTCAATCAGCCAGGCCCTCAACCTGGATTTAACCAGCCTGGTCCTCAGCCGAATTTTAATCAGCCAGGTCCTCAGCCAGGATTTAACCAGCCTAATTTTAATCAACCAGGCCCACAACAAGGATTTAACCAGCCTGGCCCTCATTCCCAATTTACCCAGCCAGGCTTCAACCAGCCACCAGGTTCTGGGCCACAGCCAGGTTTTAATCAAAGTGGCCCTCCTCCTCAGCCAGGATTTAATCAGCAAGGCCCCGGTCCACAACAAGGATTTAACCAGCCAGGATTTTCCAGAGAGCGTCCTGTGCGACTGAATATGCCCTCTCCAGCCCCCATGGGGATTCCTCCCTTTAATCAAAACTCTCCAAATATAAGACATTTCCCTCCTCCAAGACAACCCTTTCCACCAGGCCCGGGACAGCAATTTATTCCTCCTTCTCAGCCAAATATGCAG GGTCCATTGCAACCTCCAATGCAGCAAATGCACCAGCATCATCACCTTTCAGGCCCTCCAAAACTTCCAGTGCCCATGCAGCAGCCTCAGCAACAGTTTAGAACACATTCACAGAATCAGCAGACACAGTCAAACAGAATGCAGGGACAACAGCGACAAGGTCCACCTAAACCAAGACCG AATGCCCCTGGTCAGAATATGGGGATGGTTCCCAACCAGCAAGGCCAGCATGCAAGGAATAGCAACTTGCGTGAATTGCCCATAGCACAATCTCAGTCTTTGAACATGGGCAAGAAAAGATTGGAGTCAGCTCCTGCTGCTCAAGTCAAACCAGTGGGTACCACAGCACCCCAAGCAAGAGCTTTGAATACTCGAAATCCACAGACGAAACCCCCAAATACATTCAACAAAGTCAAAGAAGTTGCTAAAATTGAAGAACAG TTTCCTGATGAGGATGAAGAGACCAGGAAATATCGTTTGAAAATTGAGGAACAAAAGCGATTAAGAGAAGAAATCCTGAAACGTAAGGAGCTACGGCGCCAACAGCAAGCTGGGGCACGGAAAAGAGAGCTTCTTGAAAGACTTTCTCAACAACATCAAACTGCTGTTCCGCACCAAGGTCAGGTTGAACAGGAGAAACCTGCCGTACCGTCTTTAAATAACAGTAATCAGACAATGCCTCAAACTATCCCGCAGACTAGGCCGAATGTCAAACCCAGAGCACTTACTGCTAAGCCTGATGGCTTGCAGGCACCATTACCACAGAAGATCTCTGCAATTCAGTCAACCACTGGACCCTGTGCACAGATTCAAGGACCACGAAAGAAAATTGTAAAGCAAGGTGTACCTAACAGGATAGTGACTGAAAACATCACTCAGAATGTACAGCAAGTACAACCTACTGTTTCTGGAGCACCAATAGGGCCTAAACAGACTGTAAAAATCGCCTCTGTTCAGGGGAAACCACAGGAACTGAGACAGGCTGCTGCTAAAAGGACTGTGATGCAGAGGTCAAACAGTGGAAGTTGTGATGGGCCACACATCGCCCCTAAAGTCCGTGTCATTAAGTTATCTGGACCG GAAGGAGATAATGTTTTAGTTCCGTCACCTGGCAATGCTCAGATGCCATCAACTCAACAGAGAACCCAAGTTCTGCCCAAACCACAGTTCCAGCAGCGACTACAGCAGCAGCAAAGGCAAGGGCCAGTTCGGAAAGTCACACTCGGCAAAGGAAGTGTTCAGAATCCGTATCTTTCCCAGCAGTACCAGGGCCAACCACGACAACCGCATCTCCAAGCAAACTCTCCCATCCCTCATTTGGTTAACAGCATCCAGGGACTTCATCAACCCAATAAG GTCATTATGCGTGGCAGAGGCAGAGGAGTAGCTGGACAGATGGGCCGAGGACGCTCTATGCCAAATAAACAAAACCTCCGCGTGGTGGAGTGCAAGCCTCAGCCGTGTGTCGTGTCAGTTGAAGGGCTTTCTTCGTCAACCACAGATCTCAAACTGAAAAACCTGCTGATGTCAGTAGGACCTATCCAG